In Thiovibrio frasassiensis, one DNA window encodes the following:
- the lpxD gene encoding UDP-3-O-(3-hydroxymyristoyl)glucosamine N-acyltransferase has translation MAGKKIRLAELVVLVQGELVGDPELLISGVADFDSAGEGEITFVADLKRGARLDECKGSAIIVPLAVTEISGSAIRVKNPYLAVARIHALFVEEPFVATGVDARAVVGDDCHIPAEVAISPLVFIGNRVHLGQRVTLHPGVVVYDDAVIGDDVVLYANVTIGRGCRIGNRVIIHSGAVIGSDGFGYATDGNGHHLKRPQVGVVQIDDDVEIGANTCIDRATFGRTWVKRGTKIDNLVQLGHNVVIGEDALLVAQVGMAGSTTTGNNVVIGGQVGLGGHIHLGDRVMIAAKSGVHNNLEPGSIVAGIPAIPHKNWLRASAAYAKLPDMVREMRELKKKVAELSRAMTPGRDDSPGNDA, from the coding sequence ATGGCTGGGAAGAAGATACGTCTTGCGGAACTGGTTGTATTGGTTCAGGGAGAATTGGTCGGTGATCCTGAGCTGCTCATTTCCGGCGTTGCGGATTTTGACAGTGCTGGCGAGGGCGAGATAACCTTTGTCGCAGATCTTAAGCGCGGGGCTCGGCTTGACGAATGCAAGGGTTCGGCGATTATTGTTCCTCTCGCGGTCACCGAGATCAGCGGATCGGCGATTCGAGTAAAAAACCCTTATCTGGCCGTGGCCCGCATCCATGCCCTGTTTGTCGAAGAGCCGTTTGTTGCCACCGGTGTCGATGCTCGGGCGGTTGTCGGCGATGATTGTCATATCCCCGCCGAGGTTGCCATCAGTCCCTTGGTTTTTATTGGCAACCGGGTCCATCTTGGGCAGCGGGTTACCCTGCACCCCGGGGTGGTTGTCTACGATGACGCGGTTATCGGGGACGATGTGGTGCTGTACGCCAATGTAACCATTGGCCGTGGCTGCCGGATCGGGAACCGGGTTATTATCCACAGCGGTGCGGTGATCGGCAGTGACGGCTTTGGCTATGCCACCGATGGAAACGGGCATCACCTTAAACGGCCGCAGGTTGGTGTGGTTCAGATTGATGACGATGTTGAGATTGGGGCCAATACCTGTATTGACCGGGCTACCTTCGGCAGAACCTGGGTCAAGCGAGGAACAAAGATTGATAACCTCGTGCAGTTGGGGCATAATGTGGTGATTGGCGAGGACGCATTGCTTGTTGCCCAGGTGGGCATGGCAGGCAGTACGACCACCGGCAACAATGTAGTCATCGGTGGGCAGGTCGGTCTCGGCGGGCATATCCATCTTGGGGACCGAGTAATGATTGCGGCCAAATCCGGGGTGCATAACAATCTGGAGCCTGGCTCCATTGTGGCCGGTATTCCGGCGATTCCCCATAAGAATTGGCTGCGTGCCAGTGCTGCCTATGCGAAACTCCCGGATATGGTGCGGGAGATGCGGGAGTTGAAAAAGAAGGTTGCCGAGCTGTCCCGGGCAATGACCCCGGGCAGAGATGACAGCCCCGGCAACGATGCGTGA
- the fabZ gene encoding 3-hydroxyacyl-ACP dehydratase FabZ: protein MSIDLQQLDIMEILKILPHRYPFLMVDRILEMHLGESIRGYKNVTMNENFFQGHFPAQPVMPGVLILEGMAQVGAILAYVTDPDGVASKLVYFAGLDGVKFRQKVVPGDQLHYELSVNKRKSRFWKMDGKAYVDGKLVAEAELMATFA from the coding sequence ATGAGTATTGATCTGCAACAGCTTGATATTATGGAAATACTGAAAATATTGCCGCACCGGTATCCCTTTTTGATGGTGGATCGAATTCTTGAAATGCACCTTGGTGAGTCCATCCGGGGCTATAAAAATGTGACCATGAATGAGAATTTTTTTCAGGGCCATTTTCCCGCGCAGCCGGTGATGCCCGGGGTCTTGATCCTCGAGGGCATGGCCCAGGTAGGCGCGATCCTTGCCTATGTCACGGACCCCGATGGCGTTGCCAGTAAACTCGTTTATTTTGCCGGGCTTGACGGGGTGAAATTCCGGCAAAAGGTTGTGCCCGGCGATCAGCTCCATTACGAACTGTCGGTTAACAAGCGGAAGTCCAGATTCTGGAAGATGGACGGCAAGGCCTATGTCGATGGCAAGCTCGTGGCCGAAGCGGAGCTCATGGCTACTTTTGCTTGA
- a CDS encoding integration host factor subunit alpha: MTLTKADLVQKVYQNHNFTKAQAAEAVEAFLRIAKKCLNTGEDLLISGFGKFNVKKKNARRGRNPQTGDELILDARKVVTFKPSGLLRSRINGE, from the coding sequence ATGACCCTGACAAAGGCGGATCTCGTCCAAAAGGTTTACCAAAATCACAACTTCACCAAGGCTCAGGCTGCCGAGGCCGTTGAGGCCTTTCTGCGCATTGCCAAAAAATGCCTGAATACCGGGGAGGATCTCTTGATCAGTGGTTTCGGCAAGTTTAACGTGAAAAAGAAAAATGCCCGGCGGGGGAGAAATCCTCAGACAGGTGATGAGTTGATTCTTGATGCCAGAAAGGTTGTAACCTTTAAGCCGTCCGGCCTTCTGCGTTCCAGAATCAACGGAGAATAG
- a CDS encoding PxxKW family cysteine-rich protein encodes MAKAAPKDMTSKYTTGKFQQIIDKCEGCERMVEVESAKYCSTYTMPEAKWRLGLCNFATHVKHEISVSTLKINPLKASKRAATAGKKK; translated from the coding sequence ATGGCAAAAGCGGCTCCCAAAGATATGACCAGCAAATACACCACTGGCAAGTTTCAGCAGATCATCGACAAATGTGAAGGTTGCGAGCGCATGGTTGAGGTCGAGTCAGCAAAATATTGCTCAACCTACACTATGCCGGAAGCCAAATGGCGTCTGGGGCTTTGCAATTTTGCAACCCATGTGAAACATGAGATCAGCGTCTCCACCCTCAAGATCAACCCCTTGAAGGCATCAAAACGCGCAGCCACGGCTGGCAAAAAGAAATAA
- a CDS encoding LpxI family protein, whose protein sequence is MTKNRIGIIAGSGQFPKLFAEAAKKAGREVVIVAHQGESWPELESIADRFCWVKLGQLGKIIGFFREHGVTETVFLGAITKTKIFKDVWPDLKGLTLWNKIDARQDDAILRAVAEALEKEGIHVLESTLYLKDLLFPKGVLTKKKPSAEQLDDIRFGWQAARAIGALDIGQCVVVRDRTVLAVEAIEGTDAAIMRGGTLGKEKTVVVKVKKPKQDFRFDLPAIGVKTIETMSEVKGAVLAVETGQALLFDREAVIEAANRAGIVVVGVEELPDSTLSL, encoded by the coding sequence ATGACGAAGAATAGGATCGGCATCATCGCCGGCTCCGGTCAGTTTCCGAAACTCTTTGCCGAGGCGGCCAAAAAGGCGGGGCGCGAGGTGGTAATCGTTGCGCACCAGGGGGAGTCCTGGCCTGAGCTTGAAAGCATCGCCGATAGGTTCTGCTGGGTAAAGCTCGGCCAGCTTGGCAAGATCATCGGCTTTTTCCGGGAACATGGCGTGACGGAAACGGTTTTCCTCGGGGCGATTACCAAAACAAAAATTTTCAAGGATGTCTGGCCGGACCTCAAGGGGCTGACCCTGTGGAATAAAATAGACGCCCGGCAGGACGACGCGATCTTACGGGCGGTGGCAGAGGCCCTGGAAAAAGAGGGCATTCACGTTCTCGAATCCACCCTCTACCTCAAGGATCTGCTCTTTCCCAAGGGGGTTCTGACCAAAAAGAAGCCCTCTGCCGAGCAATTGGATGATATCCGCTTCGGCTGGCAGGCCGCCAGGGCCATCGGCGCCCTTGATATCGGCCAATGTGTTGTGGTCCGCGACCGCACCGTCCTGGCCGTTGAGGCAATCGAGGGAACGGATGCCGCCATCATGCGGGGCGGCACCCTGGGGAAAGAGAAAACCGTGGTCGTCAAGGTGAAAAAGCCCAAGCAGGATTTCCGCTTCGACCTCCCGGCCATCGGCGTAAAAACCATCGAGACCATGTCCGAGGTCAAGGGTGCTGTACTGGCGGTGGAAACCGGTCAGGCCCTGCTTTTTGACCGGGAGGCCGTGATCGAAGCCGCGAACCGGGCCGGCATTGTCGTGGTTGGGGTGGAGGA
- a CDS encoding CbbQ/NirQ/NorQ/GpvN family protein has protein sequence MKHIAMTEHMITEKPFYLEQANELLIAKTAYHNRLPILLKGPTGCGKTRFMQRLAWELARPLITVSCHDDLSTSDLVGRFLIKGGEAVWMDGPLTTAIRAGAICYLDEIVEARKDTTVVIHPLADDRRELPIEKLGETLSAPPEFMLAISYNPGYQSVLKDLKQSTRQRFVSFEFNYPTPELEASIVQEESGIEHQLALKLVRLAAMTRSLKDSGLQEGASTRLLIHAGKLIKSNIPPRTACKAAITETLTDDHEMLAALEEMSNSLF, from the coding sequence ATGAAACACATCGCTATGACAGAGCATATGATTACCGAAAAACCATTCTACCTGGAACAGGCGAATGAACTGCTCATCGCCAAGACCGCATACCATAACCGTCTGCCGATACTGCTAAAAGGCCCTACCGGCTGCGGCAAAACCCGGTTCATGCAACGACTGGCCTGGGAACTTGCGCGCCCGCTCATCACCGTTTCCTGCCATGACGATCTTTCCACCAGTGACCTTGTCGGTCGTTTTCTCATCAAGGGTGGAGAAGCGGTCTGGATGGATGGCCCCCTCACCACGGCTATACGGGCCGGCGCCATCTGCTATCTTGACGAAATCGTGGAAGCCCGGAAAGACACCACCGTGGTCATCCATCCCCTTGCCGATGACCGCCGGGAACTGCCCATTGAGAAACTCGGGGAAACCCTCAGCGCACCGCCTGAATTCATGCTGGCCATCTCGTATAACCCTGGCTACCAGAGTGTGCTCAAGGACCTCAAGCAGTCCACCCGGCAGCGTTTCGTTTCCTTTGAATTCAACTACCCAACGCCGGAGCTTGAGGCAAGTATTGTCCAAGAAGAATCCGGCATCGAGCACCAGCTTGCCTTGAAACTTGTCCGGTTGGCCGCCATGACCAGAAGCCTGAAAGACTCAGGCCTGCAGGAGGGGGCCAGCACCCGGCTCTTGATCCATGCCGGGAAACTCATCAAAAGCAACATCCCCCCGCGCACTGCCTGCAAGGCCGCGATCACGGAAACCCTGACCGATGACCACGAAATGCTGGCAGCCCTCGAGGAGATGTCTAACTCTCTCTTTTGA
- the lpxA gene encoding acyl-ACP--UDP-N-acetylglucosamine O-acyltransferase → MNIHPTAVIDPEAQVHASTTVGPYAVIEKGVVIGPDCVVCPHAVVTGLTTIGARNTIGSFTNIGGPPQDLKYNNEPTRLVIGDDNQIREYVSIHRGTPGGHGVTTVGSGNLLMAYTHIAHDCVVGDHVIMANAATLGGHVEVADRVIIGGLTAVHQFVRIGEYAYIGGMSGLSKDVPPYVIMAGIRNQMRVTGINRIGLRRSGFTADDIKKLGQAYKIIFRSPELLLQEALAKTLAEIPDCEPVAKLVNFFATSKRGAVRMAGDDEE, encoded by the coding sequence ATGAATATACATCCTACCGCAGTTATTGATCCCGAGGCGCAGGTCCATGCCTCCACCACGGTTGGTCCCTATGCCGTTATTGAGAAAGGGGTGGTGATCGGCCCTGATTGCGTGGTCTGTCCCCATGCCGTGGTCACCGGTTTGACCACCATCGGTGCCCGCAACACCATCGGTTCTTTTACCAATATCGGCGGGCCGCCCCAGGATTTGAAATACAATAACGAGCCCACCCGTTTGGTCATCGGCGACGATAATCAGATCCGCGAATACGTTTCCATCCACCGCGGAACCCCGGGCGGCCATGGAGTGACCACCGTGGGCAGCGGCAACCTGTTGATGGCCTATACCCATATCGCCCATGACTGCGTGGTTGGCGATCATGTCATCATGGCCAATGCCGCCACCTTGGGCGGCCATGTCGAGGTTGCCGACCGGGTGATCATCGGGGGGCTCACCGCCGTGCACCAGTTTGTCCGGATCGGCGAATATGCCTATATCGGCGGGATGTCCGGGCTCAGCAAAGATGTGCCCCCCTATGTGATCATGGCCGGGATTCGCAACCAGATGCGGGTAACCGGCATTAACCGGATTGGCTTGCGCCGTTCCGGCTTTACGGCGGACGATATCAAAAAGCTGGGGCAGGCCTACAAAATTATTTTTCGGAGCCCGGAATTACTGCTCCAGGAAGCACTTGCCAAGACCCTGGCGGAGATCCCCGACTGTGAGCCGGTTGCCAAACTGGTGAATTTCTTCGCCACCTCGAAACGTGGGGCGGTACGCATGGCCGGTGATGACGAAGAATAG
- the eno gene encoding phosphopyruvate hydratase, translating into MGEIIGVLGREVLDSRGNPTVEVEVFLDSGVVGRALVPSGASTGTREALELRDTKKKRYLGKGVLTAVANVNEKIGPGIIGLDSTQQVIVDQAMLLLDGTENKKNLGANAILGVSMAVAKASAEEVGLPLYTYLGGVNGKVLPVPMMNVLNGGAHADNNVDIQEFMVMPAGASSFSEALRMGVETFHSLKAVLKKAGLQTAVGDEGGFAPNLRSNEEAMEFLLEAIVKAGYKPGKDIFIALDVAASELYDPKKKCYVLAAEKKANKSVDELIAFYESWVKKYPLVSIEDGLAEADWAGWKKLSKKLAGKVQLVGDDIFVTNTKILAKGIKEEVANSILIKLNQIGTVTETLDAVEMAHRAGYTSIISHRSGETEDTTIADLSVALNTGQIKTGAPSRTDRVAKYNQLLRIEDELGAAGRYAGKGALKYIS; encoded by the coding sequence ATGGGAGAGATTATCGGTGTGTTGGGGCGAGAGGTTCTGGATTCACGGGGCAACCCTACGGTTGAAGTTGAGGTGTTTCTTGACTCCGGGGTGGTCGGGCGGGCTCTGGTGCCATCCGGCGCCTCCACCGGCACCCGTGAGGCCTTGGAGCTTCGCGACACGAAGAAGAAACGGTATCTCGGCAAGGGGGTGCTCACGGCGGTGGCCAATGTGAACGAAAAGATCGGTCCCGGTATCATTGGTCTTGATTCCACCCAGCAGGTGATTGTCGATCAGGCCATGTTGCTGCTCGACGGCACCGAGAACAAGAAAAATCTGGGTGCCAACGCCATCCTCGGGGTTTCCATGGCGGTGGCCAAGGCCTCGGCCGAGGAGGTCGGGCTGCCCCTCTATACCTATTTGGGCGGGGTGAATGGCAAGGTACTGCCCGTGCCGATGATGAATGTGTTGAACGGTGGGGCGCACGCCGACAACAATGTGGATATCCAGGAATTCATGGTCATGCCGGCGGGGGCCAGTTCTTTTTCCGAGGCACTGCGTATGGGGGTTGAAACCTTTCACAGCCTTAAGGCTGTTCTGAAAAAAGCTGGGCTGCAGACCGCCGTGGGCGATGAGGGCGGTTTTGCTCCCAATCTTCGTTCCAACGAGGAGGCTATGGAATTTTTGCTGGAGGCCATTGTCAAGGCCGGCTACAAACCGGGTAAGGATATTTTCATCGCCCTTGATGTTGCGGCCAGCGAACTTTATGACCCGAAGAAGAAATGTTATGTGCTTGCCGCGGAGAAAAAAGCCAATAAATCCGTGGATGAATTGATCGCCTTTTATGAAAGTTGGGTGAAAAAGTATCCCCTGGTCTCCATCGAAGACGGACTGGCCGAGGCCGACTGGGCGGGGTGGAAAAAGCTCAGCAAAAAACTGGCGGGTAAGGTGCAACTGGTGGGGGACGATATCTTTGTTACCAATACCAAGATCTTGGCCAAGGGTATCAAGGAAGAGGTGGCCAACTCCATTCTGATCAAACTCAACCAGATCGGGACGGTCACGGAAACCCTGGATGCCGTGGAAATGGCGCACCGGGCAGGATATACCTCGATTATCTCCCATCGCTCCGGCGAGACAGAGGACACCACCATTGCCGATCTCAGTGTGGCCTTGAACACCGGACAGATCAAAACCGGGGCGCCTTCCCGTACCGATCGGGTCGCCAAATACAATCAGCTGCTGCGGATTGAGGACGAACTTGGGGCCGCAGGCAGGTATGCCGGCAAGGGTGCGTTGAAATATATTTCTTGA
- a CDS encoding type II secretion system F family protein: MPFYIWKGVNSYGEKRKGKIEMPNEAMAQSHLKKMRITVSMLKEAPKDMFENIEFLKPKVTGKDVVIFTRQLSTMIDAGLPLVQSLEILGEQMENPTFKKVLRAIRSDVETGTTFADAMKKHPSCFDTLYCNMVEAGEVGGILDTILNRLASFMEKNMALKKKVKGAMTYPVICICISFVVMAVMLVFVVPVFEKMFADFGGALPAPTQMVVDMSAFAQKNFLLIIGAMFGAVFLVKKIYKTEKGRIEMDRMLLNMPIIGPLLRRVAVAKFTRTLGTMLQSGVPILESLNVVARTAGNKIIEMAVFRVTDSISEGRAIAEPLEETGVFPGMVVQMINVGEATGALDVMLTKIADFYDEEVDQAVENLTAAIEPLMMVFLGGMIGGLVIAMYLPIFSMAGAVGG; the protein is encoded by the coding sequence ATGCCGTTTTATATCTGGAAGGGGGTCAACTCCTATGGGGAAAAACGCAAGGGCAAGATAGAGATGCCCAATGAGGCCATGGCACAATCGCATCTGAAAAAGATGCGGATAACAGTGTCCATGCTCAAAGAAGCCCCCAAGGACATGTTTGAAAATATTGAGTTTTTAAAACCGAAGGTGACCGGCAAGGATGTGGTTATCTTTACCCGCCAGTTATCCACCATGATCGACGCAGGGTTGCCTTTGGTGCAAAGTCTGGAGATTCTCGGGGAGCAGATGGAAAATCCCACCTTCAAGAAGGTGTTGCGGGCAATCAGATCGGATGTCGAGACCGGCACCACCTTTGCCGATGCCATGAAGAAGCATCCCAGCTGTTTTGATACTCTGTACTGTAACATGGTTGAGGCCGGTGAGGTCGGCGGTATCCTGGATACCATCTTGAACCGGCTGGCATCTTTCATGGAAAAAAACATGGCGCTCAAGAAAAAGGTCAAGGGCGCCATGACCTATCCTGTTATCTGTATCTGCATTTCCTTTGTGGTCATGGCCGTGATGCTTGTTTTTGTTGTTCCGGTTTTTGAGAAGATGTTTGCGGATTTTGGCGGCGCTTTGCCAGCGCCGACTCAGATGGTTGTTGATATGAGTGCGTTTGCCCAAAAGAATTTTCTTCTTATCATCGGGGCGATGTTTGGCGCGGTGTTTTTGGTGAAAAAGATCTACAAAACGGAGAAGGGTCGTATTGAGATGGACCGAATGCTGTTGAATATGCCCATTATCGGACCACTTTTGCGCAGGGTGGCGGTGGCCAAGTTTACCCGGACCCTTGGCACCATGCTGCAAAGCGGTGTGCCTATCCTGGAATCCTTAAATGTTGTCGCAAGAACCGCCGGGAACAAGATTATTGAAATGGCGGTGTTTCGGGTAACGGACAGTATCAGCGAAGGACGGGCCATTGCCGAGCCTCTTGAAGAGACGGGGGTGTTTCCGGGAATGGTGGTGCAGATGATCAATGTCGGTGAAGCCACCGGCGCCCTTGATGTCATGCTGACCAAGATTGCTGATTTTTATGATGAAGAGGTCGACCAGGCCGTTGAGAATCTGACTGCGGCAATTGAACCGTTGATGATGGTTTTTCTGGGCGGCATGATCGGCGGATTGGTTATTGCCATGTACCTGCCCATCTTCAGTATGGCCGGGGCTGTTGGCGGTTGA